Proteins encoded together in one Camelina sativa cultivar DH55 chromosome 9, Cs, whole genome shotgun sequence window:
- the LOC104712893 gene encoding nuclear transcription factor Y subunit A-3 isoform X2, whose product MMHQMNKKDSATHSTLPYLNTSISWGLVPPTDSIVVNRRGSADSLSLKVDARPGHLQTTKQISFQDQDSSSTQSTGQSYTEVASSGDDDNPSRQISFSAKSGSEETQRKGFATNPKSGSMTAYPNIHFAPAQPNFSYHYADPHFGGLLATTYLPHAQTCSPQMMGTVQGRVPLPGELTENEPVFVNAKQYHAIMRRRQQRAKLEAQNKLIKARKPYLHESRHVHALKRPRGSGGRFLNTKKLLQESEQAAAAREEENDKSGQRDNKKANMSRFEARMLHNSKDRSSTTSGSDITSVSDSADIFGHTDFQFSGFPTQTNRAMLVHGQSNDMHGGEDMHHFSVHI is encoded by the exons ATGATGCATCAGATGAATAAGAAAGATTCAGCTACTCATTCCACTTTGCCATACCTTAACACTAGCATCTCTTGGGGACTTGTTCCTCCTACTGATTCCATTGTTGTTAATCGTCGCGGCTCTGCTGATTCACTAAGCTTGAAGGTGGATGCTAGGCCTGGTCATTTACAGACCACTAAGCAAATTAGTTTTCAGGACCAGGACTCATCTTCTACTCAGTCCACTGGTCAATCTTACACTGAAGTTGCTAGtagtggtgatgatgataatccTTCCAGGCAAATCTCGTTTTCAGCTAAATCAG GATCTGAAGAAACTCAGCGGAAGGGGTTTGCAACTAATCCAAAATCAGGCTCGATGACAGCATATCCGAATATTCACTTTGCTCCTGCACAG CCTAATTTCTCATATCACTATGCTGATCCACACTTTGGTGGTTTATTAGCTACAACTTACTTACCACATGCACAG ACATGCAGTCCCCAAATGATGGGTACAGTTCAGGGTCGAGTTCCTTTACCAGGGGAGCTCACAGAAAATGAGCCGGTCTTTGTCAATGCAAAGCAATACCACGCAATCATGAGGAGGAGGCAGCAGCGTGCCAAGCTAGAGGCTCAGAACAAGCTAATCAAAGCCCGTAAA CCGTATCTTCATGAGTCTCGACATGTTCATGCTCTCAAAAGGCCAAGAGGGTCTGGTGGAAGATTCCTAAACACCAAAAAACTTCTTCAAGAGTCCGAGCAGGCTGCTGCtgctagagaagaagaaaatgacaaGTCAGGCCAGCGTGATAACAAAAAGGCGAACATGTCAAGATTCGAAGCTCGTATGCTGCATAACAGCAAAGACCGCAGCTCAACCACTTCTGGCTCAGACATCACCTCTGTTTCTGACAGTGCTGATATCTTTGGACACACTGATTTCCAGTTTTCAGGTTTCCCAACTCAGACGAACCGAGCCATGCTTGTTCACGGTCAATCTAATGACATGCATGGTGGTGAGGACATGCACCATTTCTCTGTCCATATCTGA
- the LOC104712893 gene encoding nuclear transcription factor Y subunit A-3 isoform X1, which yields MMHQMNKKDSATHSTLPYLNTSISWGLVPPTDSIVVNRRGSADSLSLKVDARPGHLQTTKQISFQDQDSSSTQSTGQSYTEVASSGDDDNPSRQISFSAKSGSEETQRKGFATNPKSGSMTAYPNIHFAPAQMQPNFSYHYADPHFGGLLATTYLPHAQTCSPQMMGTVQGRVPLPGELTENEPVFVNAKQYHAIMRRRQQRAKLEAQNKLIKARKPYLHESRHVHALKRPRGSGGRFLNTKKLLQESEQAAAAREEENDKSGQRDNKKANMSRFEARMLHNSKDRSSTTSGSDITSVSDSADIFGHTDFQFSGFPTQTNRAMLVHGQSNDMHGGEDMHHFSVHI from the exons ATGATGCATCAGATGAATAAGAAAGATTCAGCTACTCATTCCACTTTGCCATACCTTAACACTAGCATCTCTTGGGGACTTGTTCCTCCTACTGATTCCATTGTTGTTAATCGTCGCGGCTCTGCTGATTCACTAAGCTTGAAGGTGGATGCTAGGCCTGGTCATTTACAGACCACTAAGCAAATTAGTTTTCAGGACCAGGACTCATCTTCTACTCAGTCCACTGGTCAATCTTACACTGAAGTTGCTAGtagtggtgatgatgataatccTTCCAGGCAAATCTCGTTTTCAGCTAAATCAG GATCTGAAGAAACTCAGCGGAAGGGGTTTGCAACTAATCCAAAATCAGGCTCGATGACAGCATATCCGAATATTCACTTTGCTCCTGCACAG ATGCAGCCTAATTTCTCATATCACTATGCTGATCCACACTTTGGTGGTTTATTAGCTACAACTTACTTACCACATGCACAG ACATGCAGTCCCCAAATGATGGGTACAGTTCAGGGTCGAGTTCCTTTACCAGGGGAGCTCACAGAAAATGAGCCGGTCTTTGTCAATGCAAAGCAATACCACGCAATCATGAGGAGGAGGCAGCAGCGTGCCAAGCTAGAGGCTCAGAACAAGCTAATCAAAGCCCGTAAA CCGTATCTTCATGAGTCTCGACATGTTCATGCTCTCAAAAGGCCAAGAGGGTCTGGTGGAAGATTCCTAAACACCAAAAAACTTCTTCAAGAGTCCGAGCAGGCTGCTGCtgctagagaagaagaaaatgacaaGTCAGGCCAGCGTGATAACAAAAAGGCGAACATGTCAAGATTCGAAGCTCGTATGCTGCATAACAGCAAAGACCGCAGCTCAACCACTTCTGGCTCAGACATCACCTCTGTTTCTGACAGTGCTGATATCTTTGGACACACTGATTTCCAGTTTTCAGGTTTCCCAACTCAGACGAACCGAGCCATGCTTGTTCACGGTCAATCTAATGACATGCATGGTGGTGAGGACATGCACCATTTCTCTGTCCATATCTGA
- the LOC104715827 gene encoding disease resistance protein RML1A-like: MASSSSSSTSPVWKYDVFLSFRGEDTRKNIVSHLHKELVNKGIVTFKDDKRLEIGDSISEEISRAIQDSRFALVILSKNYASSSWCMEELLMIMDLHFKKKIKVVPIFYGVDPSHVRHQTGSFTFNRNQGSKMANKVTHWKKALRQIASIAGKDFATCGDEALMIEDIVEGILYQLLIMQPVDFSDFVGMEAHMELLNSLLSMESEDEVRMIGIWGMGGIGKTTIARCLFDRFSKPLPARCFLQNVSKIYRNHDVSYLRKKFLSTTLGLSEEKLELSGVELGPQEIKARFGHRKVFVVLDNVDDLKQVHALAKDSCWFGPGSRIIITTRDKGLLKSCGVRTVYEVKCLDTCAALHLFNQLAFERGLPPSELYEKLSIRASSLAQGLPAAIEAYGLFFRSLTSLKEWDDALCRFVQAPDKNVMEILKISYNGLEETDKNVFLHVACLFNGEPLQRATTLLDDGELQACLGLKILAEKSLIEITADGNIKIHNLVDQTARAIVNEESVQRSQKRKVLWDPYQIYKLLERNKMSEPTNCMALHMCDMVLPLHLGGYRKYNGDLKFLKVYKHLDHIESKLHLSSDDTNLLSSRLRLLHWDTFPLTTFPCRFRPQDLVEVSLHCSNLTIFWKETMGIPNLRRLDLSGSENLEQLPDLSVSVNLEELITQGCKRLKRIPESISHLTRLTKLDVSYCDELNSYHTTIRELTRGRRQIALYFSGEEVEMESITNLSIGGNIHIQMLWLDGNADHLCFTTEQQAPVELTKREDQLANEKAMLDFHGHEWMMHWDEQVPHNQQPLEFATRRLQVVQTVREFCGHESMKKVQEKPRPTSEFHGFNTIVITRFNYNSDGERFLCYSLSIFPCLKELILINLNIEVIPDDVCNLQFLEKLDWSGNDFETLPKTMNQLPKLKYVNLGNCCRLKALPELVQPETVKLSGCMNLQSLLEFSHDKQDCGRFQWAELWVDGCKSIQSVSDQLIHFMKLSYLDLTSHDFETLPASIEKLSSLRTLCINKCKKLKSIKGLPLCLKFLYAHSCEILKTVSLPLNHSIKHLDLSHCFCLKEKEHLMTQFLSKGVNEEVCFQLSVSFIQTP, encoded by the exons atggcttcttcttcttcatcctctacGTCTCCTGTCTGGAAGTACGATGTGTTCCTGAGTTTTCGGGGAGAAGACACCCGCAAGAACATCGTCAGCCATTTGCACAAAGAACTTGTCAACAAGGGAATTGTTACCTTCAAAGATGATAAAAGACTTGAGATAGGGGACTCCATTTCCGAAGAAATCAGCAGAGCCATCCAAGACTCTAGATTCGCTCTTGTCATTTTATCAAAGAACTACGCTTCATCTAGTTGGTGCATGGAGGAGCTCCTTATGATTATGGATCTTCACtttaaaaagaagattaaagtCGTCCCCATTTTCTATGGAGTTGATCCTTCTCACGTGAGACATCAGACTGGGAGTTTCACATTCAACAGGAACCAAGGCTCAAAAATGGCTAACAAGGTCACGCATTGGAAAAAGGCTCTCAGGCAGATCGCCAGCATAGCAGGCAAGGATTTTGCAACTTG TGGGGACGAGGCCTTGATGATTGAAGATATCGTTGAAGGCATTTTATACCAGTTGTTAATTATGCAGCCAGTAGATTTCAGTGATTTTGTTGGAATGGAAGCTCACATGGAGCTACTGAATTCTTTATTGAGTATGGAATCTGAGGATGAGGTTCGTATGATAGGAATCTGGGGAATGGGAGGCATTGGCAAAACCACCATTGCCAGATGTCTCTTTGACCGGTTTTCAAAGCCACTTCCTGCTCGTTGTTTCCTTCAAAACGTTTCGAAGATTTATAGAAACCATGATGTCTCGTATTTACGGAAAAAGTTTCTTTCAACCACGCTTGGTCTCTCTGAAGAGAAGTTGGAGTTGTCAGGAGTAGAACTTGGACCCCAAGAGATTAAGGCTAGGTTTGGACATCGTAAAGTCTTTGTTGTCCTTGATAATGTGGATGACTTGAAACAGGTGCATGCCCTCGCTAAAGACTCTTGCTGGTTTGGTCCAGGCAGCCGAATTATTATCACAACACGGGACAAGGGCTTGCTTAAATCATGTGGAGTAAGAACTGTATATGAAGTCAAGTGCTTGGATACTTGTGCTGCTCTTCACTTATTTAACCAGTTGGCTTTTGAAAGGGGGCTTCCTCCTTCTGAACTTTATGAAAAACTGTCAATCCGAGCGTCTTCACTTGCACAAGGTCTTCCGGCCGCTATCGAAGCttatggtttattttttagaaGTTTGACATCTTTGAAGGAGTGGGACGATGCCTTGTGTAGATTTGTACAAGCTCCTGATAAAAATGTTATGGAGATCTTGAAAATTAGCTACAATGGCTTAGAGGAAACAGATAAGAATGTTTTTCTTCATGTAGCGTGTCTCTTTAATGGAGAACCACTCCAGCGTGCCACTACCCTTCTCGATGATGGTGAACTACAGGCTTGTCTGGGATTAAAAATATTGGCTGAGAAGTCTCTCATTGAAATAACAGCGGATGGGAATATAAAGATACATAATTTGGTAGACCAAACTGCTAGAGCAATTGTGAATGAAGAATCTGTGCAGAGGTCCCAGAAACGAAAAGTTTTGTGGGATCCTTATCAAATTTATAAACTGTTGGAACGTAACAAG ATGAGCGAACCAACCAATTGCATGGCGCTACACATGTGTGACATGGTTTTGCCGTTGCATCTGGGTGGGTATAGGAAGTACAATGGTGATCTCAAATTCCTCAAGGTCTACAAGCACTTGGACCATATAGAGTCCAAACTGCATTTAAGTAGTGACGATACAAATCTACTTTCATCGAGGCTTAGGTTACTACATTGGGACACATTTCCCTTGACAACATTCCCTTGCCGATTCCGTCCACAAGATCTTGTTGAAGTCAGTCTACATTGCAGCAATCTTACGATATTCTGGAAGGAAACCATG GGGATACCAAACTTGAGAAGATTGGATTTATCAGGCTCTGAAAATCTGGAACAGCTTCCAGATCTTTCAGTGTCCGTGAATTTGGAGGAACTGATAACTCAAGGCTGCAAGAGGCTGAAGAGAATTCCAGAGTCTATCAGTCACCTTACTAGGCTTACGAAGCTTGATGTCTCATACTGTGATGAGCTTAACAGTTACCACACAACTATAAGGGAATTGACTAGGGGCCGCCGTCAGATTGCTTTGTATTTCTCGGGTGAAGAAGTGGAAATGGAGTCCATTACAAATCTATCCATTGGAGGAAACATACATATTCAGATGTTGTGGCTTGATGGCAACGCAGATCACCTCTGTTTTACTACTGAGCAACAAGCCCCTGTTGAATTGACGAAGAGGGAGGATCAACTAGCAAATGAGAAGGCCATGTTAGACTTCCATGGTCATGAATGGATGATGCATTGGGACGAGCAAGTACCTCATAACCAACAACCACTTGAATTTGCTACGAGGAGATTGCAGGTCGTTCAGACTGTGCGTGAGTTTTGTGGTCATGAATCAATGAAGAAAGTACAAGAGAAACCTCGACCCACATCTGAGTTCCATGGATTTAATACAATAGTGATTACAAGGTTCAACTACAACAGTGATGGTGAAAGATTCCTCTGTTATAGCCTTTCCATATTCCCATGCTTGAAAGAGTTAATTCTGATCAACTTAAACATTGAAGTGATCCCAGATGATGTATGCAACTTGCAATTCCTAGAGAAACTGGACTGGAGCGGCAATGATTTTGAGACTTTACCAAAAACCATGAATCAACTTCCTAAGTTGAAATATGTCAACCTTGGTAATTGTTGCAGACTCAAAGCATTGCCAGAACTAGTTCAGCCAGAGACAGTCAAACTCTCTGGCTGTATGAACCTCCAATCATTGTTGGAATTTTCTCATGACAAACAAGATTGTGGGAGATTCCAGTGGGCTGAGCTTTGGGTTGACGGTTGCAAGAGCATTCAATCAGTTTCAGATCAGCTTATACATTTCATGAAGCTTTCATATTTAGATCTTACCAGCCATGACTTTGAGACATTGCCAGCCAGCATCGAAAAGCTTTCCTCATTAAGAACTCTCTGCATTAATAAGTGCAAGAAACTCAAATCGATAAAAGGGCTTCCACTGTGCCTCAAGTTTCTATATGCACATAGCTGTGAAATCCTGAAAACTGTTTCTCTTCCTTTGAACCATTCTATAAAACACCTTGATCTTAGCCATTGCTTCtgtttaaaagagaaagaacatcTGATGACTCAGTTTCTTAGCAAAGGAGTAAACGAAGAGGTATGTTTTCAACTTTCTGTCTCATTCATTCAGACACCATGA
- the LOC104715825 gene encoding disease resistance protein RML1A-like, protein MLKRLDMTCSRNLRELLGLSGAKKLEELLMEGTTRVKQLPMSIESLSSLQTLNLSHCGLVHLPIRISETNITLKNENRERRQIILEFPRDKKGIRFLANLSIEGRLHIPLSHLTGKAEHFSCITKQKTPDEAMGMLFEAVQQSESFSEFGTLHIKRIKYIEEDAPFACNSFSGFPFLAELKLINLNIKKIPDNIDQLQSLEKLDLSGNDFASLPTTMENLSKLRTVILCNCTKLEALPELIHLQTLKLSRCSNLRSLVELSTLNPTKVRYGMLELGLDNCKSVQSLSEQLSHFPSLIHLDLSRHDFEALPESIINLLSLGTLCINNCKELKSVEELPQNLKHLYTHGCNSLEYLCLFYNNSIEHLDLSNCCSLQEGESTTLARILDDGYSNAVITSRFACLPGAEVPSYLDNQTLGTSTRISLIEGRLTSKILGIVACVMVAC, encoded by the coding sequence ATGTTGAAGAGACTAGACATGACATGTTCTCGTAACCTGAGAGAACTTCTAGGTCTGTCAGGAGCCAAAAAGCTCGAAGAGTTGCTAATGGAAGGCACAACGAGAGTGAAGCAACTCCCAATGTCCATTGAAAGCTTATCTAGTCTGCAAACACTCAATTTATCCCACTGTGGTTTAGTGCATCTCCCAATCCGTATATCAGAAACGAATATCACTCTGAAAAACGAGAATAGGGAACGCCGGCAAATAATACTAGAATTTCCCAGAGATAAAAAGGGCATACGTTTTCTTGCAAATCTGTCCATTGAGGGGAGGTTACATATTCCGTTGTCGCATCTCACAGGAAAAGCAGAGCACTTCTCCTGTATAACCAAGCAAAAAACTCCTGATGAAGCGATGGGGATGCTATTTGAAGCCGTCCAGCAGAGCGAAAGCTTTTCTGAATTTGGAACACTCCACATCAAGCGGATCAAGTACATTGAGGAAGATGCTCCTTTTGCGTGTAACAGCTTCTCAGGCTTTCCTTTCTTGGCGGAGTTAAAACTGATCAACTTAAACATCAAGAAAATCCCAGACAACATTGATCAATTGCAGTCACTAGAGAAACTGGACCTCAGTGGAAATGATTTCGCAAGTTTACCCACAACTATGGAGAACCTTTCCAAGTTAAGAACTGTCATCCTTTGTAACTGCACTAAACTTGAGGCGTTGCCGGAGCTGATTCATTTGCAGACACTCAAACTATCCCGCTGTTCAAATCTTAGATCACTGGTGGAACTCTCTACCCTGAATCCCACCAAAGTAAGATATGGTATGCTAGAGCTTGGGCTTGACAACTGCAAAAGTGTTCAATCCTTGTCAGAACAGCTAAGTCATTTCCCCAGTTTGATACACTTGGACCTAAGCAGACATGACTTTGAGGCACTACCTGAAAGCATCATAAACCTCTTATCTTTGGGAACGCTCTGCATCAATAACTGCAAGGAACTCAAATCAGTGGAAGAGCTTCCACAGAACCTTAAGCATCTATACACACATGGCTGCAATTCTCTAGAGTATCTCTGCCTTTTCTACAACAATTCTATTGAACACCTCGATCTTAGCAATTGCTGCAGCCTGCAAGAAGGTGAATCTACTACGTTGGCTCGAATTCTAGATGACGGATATAGCAATGCGGTAATTACATCAAGATTTGCATGCTTACCGGGAGCCGAAGTGCCTAGTTATCTAGATAATCAAACCCTAGGGACATCTACTAGGATCAGCCTAATCGAAGGTAGGCTTACCTCCAAAATTTTGGGTATAGTTGCCTGTGTCATGGTTGCTTGCTAG
- the LOC104715826 gene encoding disease resistance protein RML1A-like, with product MRYDVFLSFSGEYIRKTFLSHLLRSLNRKGIRAATSAESYPMYNQAIEQCLVAISLISENYTSLDLWVDELAKIIKCAEDRTLTAVPVFLQVHPSDVLRVVSLAEEFADRNGPRIIILETVKHWLCDHLIRNSGFDSRHWEDDSKLVDKITSFVADTLMSSKISSPSPSLKWGTPKLPSSLGGLKDIGTKKKGFVHHSKLSGATELSKYKATQKKAFAHHSKPFEGMYSPTYCLKRPAEEVCELLCAYSTKEIGIIGIHGMEGVGKTILAKYIYEVISPQFQHHIFIDDLTKQEISSTPSLLEIFTTKTSFHGSNVIKELVGQRKILVVADSVDDIKQLQCILKEASLFGPGSRVIVITQDRSLLVQCGVKHIYEVMCPGYDEAIHIFSHFAFKQREPVSGFEGLTGRAVEVAGRIPLALKVLGSFLHGRNIGEWESTMCRLELSHDNFTSEIPRYVSADNFTSRRRPIIVEPPIDAYEANRFPSYCFTLN from the exons ATGAGGTACGACGTATTCCTGAGTTTCAGTGGGGAGTACATCCGCAAAACGTTTCTCAGCCACCTTCTCCGTTCGTTGAATAGAAAAGGCATCAGAGCAGCTACATCCGCAGAGAGTTATCCCATGTACAATCAGGCTATCGAGCAGTGCCTAGTGGCAATCTCCTTGATATCGGAGAACTACACCTCTTTGGACTTGTGGGTGGACGAACTGGCCAAGATAATAAAGTGTGCAGAGGACAGAACTTTGACAGCAGTTCCTGTCTTCTTACAAGTTCATCCGTCGGATGTGTTAAGAGTTGTAAGTCTTGCAGAAGAATTCGCAGACCGAAATGGACCGCGGATCATAATCCTGGAGACGGTGAAGCACTGGCTATGTGATCACCTGATCCGTAATTCTGGCTTCGACTCCCGCCATTG GGAGGATGACTCAAAGCTGGTAGATAAAATTACTAGTTTCGTTGCAGACACTCTGATGTCTTCTAAAATAAGCTCTCCAAGTCCTAGCCTAAAGTGGGGTACTCCCAAGCTACCGAGTAGCTTAGGTGGATTAAAAGATATTGGCACTAAGAAGAAAGGATTTGTGCATCACAGCAAACTTTCTGGGGCTACTGAGTTGTCCAAGTACAAAGCCACTCAGAAGAAAGCATTCGCACATCACAGCAAACCTTTTGAGGGTATGTACTCGCCGACTTACTGCTTGAAGCGTCCTGCAGAAGAGGTGTGTGAGTTGTTATGCGCATATTCTACAAAAGAAATTGGTATAATTGGCATTCATGGAATGGAAGGAGTCGGGAAGACAATTCTTGCCAAGTACATTTATGAAGTGATCTCTCCACAATTTCAGCATCATATTTTCATAGATGACTTGACCAAACAAGAGATCAGCTCCACACCCAGTTTGCTAGAAATTTTTACCACTAAAACCAGTTTCCATGGGAGCAATGTCATTAAAGAATTGGTGGGTCAAAGAAAAATTCTAGTTGTTGCTGACAGTGTGGATGACATTAAACAGCTACAATGTATTCTAAAGGAAGCCAGCTTGTTTGGTCCAGGAAGTCGGGTTATCGTAATCACTCAAGACAGGTCTTTGCTAGTTCAATGCGGGGTGAAACATATTTACGAAGTTATGTGTCCTGGATATGACGAAGCTATTCATATCTTCTCACATTTTGCTTTCAAGCAAAGAGAACCTGTTTCTGGTTTTGAAGGGCTCACAGGTCGTGCTGTCGAGGTTGCGGGTCGTATTCCTCTGGCCCTTAAAGTGTTGGGATCGTTTCTGCACGGTAGGAATATTGGTGAATGGGAAAGTACAATGTGCAGGCTTGAGTTATCACATGATAACTTCACTTCAGAGATTCCTAGGTATGTGAGTGCAGATAACTTCACTTCTAGACGTCGTCCAATCATAGTTGAGCCACCAATTGACGCATATGAGGCAAATCGTTTCCCATCATACTGTTTCActcttaattaa
- the LOC109125246 gene encoding putative disease resistance protein At4g11170, with product MFEDIVGRVSRQLFSMETVKFCDTIGMNSHMEELNSVMDTESLIGIWGMGGIGKTTIAKCLYKEHSHRFAYHCFIENIKSSAEKGLIHLQEKLLSNILGKGHEKLWSVEQGCLYIKSRLGNRKVLLILDDVDNLDQLHALAKETSWFGPGSRIIITTRDKGLLYSSGVRCVYCVDILGKNDAIQVIKQAAFEGGEAPSDDYEQLSIRASSLAQGLPSALKAFGTYLRRMTSIEDWEKALERLKKVPHQRVMEILRTSYMGLDGRHQAVFLHVACLFNGDSVRRVTSLLDDGELEIKALTEKSLIDISADGCIKMHVLIEQAGKEFVREESDSMPWRQKVLWEEEQIIYVLQNNTVRKGS from the coding sequence ATGTTTGAAGATATTGTTGGACGTGTTTCAAGACAACTTTTTTCTATGGAGACAGTAAAATTCTGTGACACTATTGGAATGAACTCACATATGGAAGAACTCAATTCTGTGATGGATACAGAGAGTCTGATAGGTATCTGGGGAATGGGAGGCATTGGAAAAACCACCATTGCCAAATGTCTCTATAAGGAACATTCACATCGATTTGCTTATCATTGTTTCATAGAGAACATTAAGAGTTCCGCAGAGAAAGGCCTCATACATTTACAAGAAAAGCTTCTTTCGAATATCCTGGGCAAAGGACATGAGAAGCTTTGGAGTGTAGAGCAGGGATGCCTCTATATTAAATCGAGGCTTGGAAACCGTAAAGTTCTCCTTATCCTTGATGACGTCGACAATTTGGACCAGCTGCATGCCTTGGCAAAAGAGACTAGTTGGTTTGGACCGGGGAGCCGAATCATCATAACCACAAGAGACAAAGGATTGTTATACTCCAGTGGAGTCAGATGTGTATACTGCGTTGACATTTTGGGCAAAAATGACGCAATCCAAGTCATTAAACAGGCTGCTTTTGAAGGAGGAGAAGCTCCTTCTGATGATTATGAACAACTGTCAATCCGTGCTTCTAGCCTTGCACAAGGTCTTCCTTCCGCCCTTAAAGCTTTTGGCACATATCTCCGTCGAATGACCTCTATAGAGGACTGGGAAAAGGCATTAGAAAGACTCAAAAAAGTTCCTCACCAGAGAGTCATGGAGATTCTGAGAACCAGCTATATGGGGTTAGATGGAAGACATCAGGCTGTTTTCCTTCATGTCGCATGCCTCTTCAATGGAGACTCAGTCCGCCGTGTAACTTCACTTCTAGATGATGGTGAATTAGAGATAAAAGCTTTAACAGAGAAGTCCCTCATCGACATATCAGCCGATGGGTGTATCAAGATGCATGTCTTGATAGAACAAGCGGGAAAAGAATTTGTGCGCGAAGAATCAGACTCCATGCCTTGGAGGCAAAAAGTTCTATGGGAAGAGGAGCAAATTATTTATGTGCTGCAAAACAACACGGTAAGGAAGggttcataa
- the LOC109125258 gene encoding toll/interleukin-1 receptor-like protein, with protein MDSSSSPRVVKQYQVFLSFRGEDTRRTIVSFLHKALVDRGIDTSKDDKKLEIGGSISDKIKEAIQNSKIAVVVISENYASSTWCLNELQMIVDLHKKQQLTAVPIFYNVAPSDVGHQRGTFALERYKCSKIMLLFSSEKRKLMEKIERWREALTEIAGISGSDSKTW; from the coding sequence ATGGATTCATCGTCTTCACCTCGAGTCGTGAAGCAGTACCAAGTGTTCCTCAGCTTCCGAGGAGAAGACACTCGCAGGACCATTGTCAGCTTCTTGCACAAAGCACTTGTTGACCGGGGAATTGATACCTCCAAAGATGATAAAAAACTTGAGATTGGCGGCTCCATTTCAGACAAAATTAAAGAAGCTATACAGAATTCAAAGATTGCGGTTGTGGTTATCTCGGAGAACTATGCTTCTTCCACTTGGTGTCTGAACGAGCTCCAAATGATTGTGGATCTTCACAAGAAACAGCAGCTCACAGCAGTCCCAATCTTTTACAATGTTGCTCCCTCTGACGTTGGGCATCAGAGAGGAACCTTCGCCTTAGAAAGGTACAAATGCTCAAAAATCATGTTGTTGTTTTCCAGCGAGAAGAGAAAATTAATGGAAAAGATTGAGAGATGGAGAGAAGCTCTAACCGAAATTGCAGGAATATCAGGCAGCGATTCCAAAACTTGGTGA